One segment of Pleomorphomonas sp. PLEO DNA contains the following:
- a CDS encoding NAD(P)-dependent oxidoreductase: MAKVVFLGLGVMGYPMAGHLRTRGGHDVTVYNRTGAKADAWVGAFGGRAAPTPREAAAGGDFVFACVGNDDDLRSVVLGPDGAFAGMKAGAIFIDHTTASAGVARELHEKAVALGLDFLDAPVSGGQAGAENGALTIMVGGNDQSFAAAEPVMQAYAKMIVHLGASGSGQLAKMVNQICIAGVVQGLAEAIHFAKSAGLDVEKTIAAISKGAAQSWQMENRWKTMAAGKFDFGFAVDWMRKDLGIVLDEGRRTGARLPLTALVDQFYADVQADGGNRWDTSSLISRLEK, encoded by the coding sequence ATGGCAAAGGTCGTATTCCTCGGGCTAGGCGTGATGGGCTACCCGATGGCCGGTCACCTTCGGACGCGTGGCGGTCATGACGTCACGGTCTACAACCGAACTGGCGCCAAGGCGGACGCCTGGGTGGGTGCGTTCGGTGGGCGAGCCGCGCCGACCCCGCGCGAAGCGGCGGCGGGGGGCGATTTTGTGTTCGCCTGCGTCGGCAACGACGACGATCTTCGCTCCGTCGTGCTCGGTCCGGACGGTGCATTTGCCGGCATGAAGGCGGGGGCCATTTTTATCGACCACACCACCGCCTCGGCCGGCGTTGCCCGCGAACTCCATGAAAAGGCTGTTGCCCTCGGCCTCGATTTCCTCGACGCGCCGGTGTCCGGCGGTCAGGCTGGCGCCGAGAACGGCGCACTGACGATCATGGTTGGCGGCAACGACCAGAGCTTCGCAGCGGCCGAACCGGTGATGCAGGCCTACGCCAAGATGATCGTGCACCTGGGGGCGTCCGGCTCGGGACAGCTGGCCAAGATGGTCAATCAGATCTGCATCGCCGGCGTGGTGCAGGGACTCGCCGAGGCCATCCACTTTGCCAAGTCGGCCGGCCTCGACGTCGAGAAGACAATCGCCGCCATCTCCAAGGGCGCCGCCCAAAGCTGGCAGATGGAGAACCGCTGGAAGACCATGGCGGCCGGCAAGTTCGACTTCGGCTTCGCGGTCGACTGGATGCGCAAGGATCTCGGCATTGTTCTCGATGAAGGGCGACGGACCGGCGCACGTCTGCCGCTGACCGCGCTCGTCGATCAGTTCTACGCCGACGTTCAGGCTGACGGCGGCAACAGATGGGACACCTCGAGCCTGATTTCTCGTTTGGAAAAATGA
- a CDS encoding DUF2339 domain-containing protein, which produces MDDLLLFAALIVLTVLVGSLLGIIAFAGTRELQRRIERLEAALRAGRLAEVTVGVTSTARTAPEIEAAEESVEAPSSAQDAPEPTEEIESHDEASQPAAETPPLAARASLEENIGSRWAVWVGGLALGLGGIFLVRYSIEAGLLGPAARVLLGLVFSGLLLVGGEWLRRSGFAETGGPAKRAYIPGVLAAAGAVSAFASVYAAYGLYGLIGPAIAFVALGVVGVATLALALRHGPALAALGLLASYVTPVLVSGTEPALLPLVVYLAVVTATTYGVASLRLWRWLAVSATVANVVWSLLLSGTVVSFGSSANQFYVAAHFLVSLLLAAVVFVTSHAPRDRTADAPFDRAAVGVLSLFALPLLVFVAAVGTGLTTVGLVAVFALALVALASEWPAARGLAVTAVVATVLAYALLNVTMAGVVIDPVTGEPTVPGFADLLALPAGGDYLGIGILFGLILTVTGLAGALVSRGRPQLAVAGAFAAPGLIAFAFIETSHDLSASPTFAIAALLAAGYLASVTEYLDRRLGADAKGRDGVIAAYAIGCVAALGAALTIALEKGMLTVSLALLVAAIAWVEARRPVAALRPTALAVAAVVIARVVWDPRIVGDDLGTTVLFNPLLYGYGVPTLSFAYAAWRFGRTPGDPRPVPVFEALAIVFTALTATLEIHHAMNGGDLFAPVSGLAEQSLLTMMMMAISLGLHWLGVRRTSVVISWGTPILGGLGLVMAAIGLLIVNNPVFTGEPINGGAFDGTLFLGYLAPAALAFLIAGVARRRPDLPRRSVAIAATVGGLLAAMWATLAVRAGWHSGDLSWGGIEEGELYAYSAVWLALGLVVLGVGFAAASRTIRTVAAVIVTGVVAKVFLIDTAGLTGALRALSFIGLGGVLVAIGLAYQTVLRRR; this is translated from the coding sequence ATGGACGACCTTCTGCTCTTTGCCGCCCTCATCGTCTTGACGGTTCTCGTCGGCTCGCTGCTCGGAATCATCGCCTTCGCCGGAACCCGGGAGCTGCAACGGCGCATTGAGCGACTGGAAGCCGCGCTTCGTGCCGGGCGATTGGCAGAGGTTACGGTTGGAGTGACATCCACCGCCAGGACCGCTCCTGAAATCGAAGCCGCTGAAGAAAGCGTCGAAGCACCCTCCTCTGCTCAGGACGCGCCAGAGCCGACAGAAGAAATAGAAAGCCACGACGAGGCCTCGCAGCCGGCAGCGGAAACACCACCGCTCGCCGCCCGCGCCTCGCTGGAAGAGAATATCGGCAGTCGCTGGGCCGTCTGGGTCGGTGGGCTGGCGCTTGGTCTTGGCGGCATTTTCCTTGTCCGCTATTCGATAGAAGCCGGATTGCTCGGCCCGGCGGCCAGGGTGCTGCTCGGCCTCGTCTTTTCAGGCTTGCTGCTTGTCGGCGGCGAATGGTTACGCCGCTCCGGCTTTGCCGAGACAGGCGGCCCGGCGAAGCGCGCCTACATTCCCGGCGTGCTCGCCGCTGCCGGCGCCGTGTCGGCCTTTGCCTCGGTCTATGCCGCCTATGGTCTCTACGGGTTGATTGGGCCAGCCATTGCCTTCGTCGCGCTCGGCGTCGTTGGCGTGGCGACCTTGGCCCTGGCGCTCCGCCACGGGCCGGCACTGGCGGCGCTCGGCCTGCTCGCCTCCTACGTGACGCCTGTCCTCGTCTCCGGCACCGAGCCGGCGCTCTTGCCGCTGGTGGTCTATCTCGCCGTGGTCACCGCCACCACTTACGGCGTAGCAAGTCTTCGCCTGTGGCGTTGGCTGGCCGTGTCGGCCACAGTCGCCAATGTCGTGTGGTCGCTCCTGCTGTCCGGCACCGTCGTTTCCTTCGGCAGTAGTGCCAACCAGTTCTACGTCGCCGCCCACTTCCTGGTGTCGTTGCTTTTGGCGGCAGTGGTTTTCGTCACCAGCCATGCGCCGCGCGACCGGACAGCCGATGCGCCCTTCGACCGAGCGGCAGTTGGCGTTCTCAGCCTGTTCGCTTTGCCACTGCTCGTCTTCGTGGCCGCTGTGGGAACCGGATTGACGACAGTCGGCCTCGTCGCCGTCTTCGCGCTTGCTCTGGTGGCTCTCGCATCGGAGTGGCCGGCGGCGCGCGGCCTCGCGGTCACGGCGGTCGTAGCAACCGTGCTCGCCTACGCCCTCCTCAACGTGACGATGGCGGGCGTCGTCATCGACCCGGTGACCGGCGAGCCAACCGTGCCTGGCTTTGCCGACCTCCTCGCGTTACCGGCGGGTGGCGACTATCTCGGCATCGGCATCTTGTTCGGGCTGATCCTGACAGTGACGGGCTTGGCCGGGGCCCTTGTCTCGCGAGGTCGACCACAGCTTGCCGTCGCTGGCGCCTTCGCAGCGCCGGGCCTTATCGCGTTCGCCTTTATCGAGACCAGCCACGACCTGTCGGCCTCGCCGACGTTCGCCATCGCGGCGCTTCTCGCCGCCGGCTATCTTGCTTCGGTCACCGAATATCTCGATCGTCGCCTTGGCGCCGACGCCAAGGGGCGCGATGGTGTCATCGCCGCATACGCCATCGGATGCGTCGCGGCTCTCGGCGCGGCGCTCACCATCGCGCTTGAGAAAGGCATGCTGACCGTCTCGCTGGCGCTCCTGGTCGCGGCCATCGCCTGGGTGGAGGCGCGACGGCCCGTCGCTGCGCTGCGGCCGACCGCGCTGGCCGTCGCTGCTGTGGTGATCGCCCGTGTCGTCTGGGACCCACGCATCGTTGGCGACGATCTCGGCACGACGGTGCTGTTCAACCCGCTCCTGTATGGCTACGGCGTGCCGACACTGTCGTTCGCCTATGCGGCCTGGCGGTTTGGGCGCACACCGGGCGACCCGCGCCCCGTGCCGGTATTCGAAGCGCTCGCCATCGTCTTCACGGCGCTGACGGCGACGCTGGAGATTCATCATGCCATGAACGGCGGCGACCTGTTCGCGCCGGTCTCCGGTCTCGCCGAACAAAGCCTGCTGACGATGATGATGATGGCCATTTCGCTGGGGCTTCACTGGCTCGGCGTCCGGCGGACATCCGTCGTCATCAGCTGGGGAACGCCCATCCTCGGCGGCCTCGGCCTGGTGATGGCCGCCATCGGTCTGTTGATCGTCAACAACCCGGTGTTCACCGGCGAGCCGATCAATGGCGGCGCCTTCGACGGCACGCTCTTCCTTGGCTACCTGGCGCCGGCCGCCCTTGCCTTCCTGATCGCGGGCGTGGCGCGCCGTCGACCCGACCTGCCGCGACGCTCGGTCGCCATCGCCGCGACGGTTGGCGGCCTTCTCGCTGCGATGTGGGCGACGCTTGCCGTTCGCGCCGGCTGGCACTCGGGCGATCTCAGTTGGGGCGGCATCGAGGAAGGCGAGCTCTACGCCTACTCCGCCGTTTGGTTGGCGCTCGGCCTTGTCGTGCTCGGCGTTGGCTTTGCCGCCGCGAGCCGGACGATCCGCACGGTCGCAGCGGTGATTGTCACTGGCGTCGTCGCCAAGGTGTTCCTGATCGATACGGCCGGTCTCACTGGCGCGCTTCGGGCTCTGTCCTTCATTGGCCTCGGCGGCGTATTGGTGGCGATCGGTCTTGCCTACCAGACGGTGCTTCGGCGCAGGTAA
- a CDS encoding sensor histidine kinase has translation MRRRDVTRAVRDVRERLSSDSGTRPAFDYEILLEYARNRLSSWLPVGLLILALGGIAAYWMTYRYVTVWAGAVLIAHTLIGLIARRFSQTPAGSVNLRYWRRQFLIAEALFGLVFSALFFLPGAIFGGTGTFAFGALLTAIAVLAMVTSNLPRAVVLSTLPIAVGGALKLAMGRGFVDYSMASFLVLAEIFFVLLAYRLHQSTLTMMEFRVEKDALIVELEQAKVISDDSRRRAEEANLAKSRFLATMSHELRTPLNAILGFSEIMMNEVFGPVGNEHYKGYAADIHTSGQHLLKLINEILDLSRIEAGRYQINEEAVTLSFLAEECHHLLKLKAKSKNLTIIEQFEPDLPKIWADERAVRQIILNLLSNAVKFTQPGGEIRIRLGWTAGGGQYVSVRDNGPGIPENEIPIVLQAFGQGSLAIQTAEQGTGLGLPICVALMQMHDGSLDLRSKLREGCEVTITFPPSRVMEVMPPIEEGTQGRGKKPGQRRYG, from the coding sequence ATGCGCCGCCGCGATGTGACTCGCGCGGTGCGGGACGTGCGCGAACGCTTGTCTTCAGACTCCGGCACGCGGCCAGCCTTTGATTACGAAATCCTGCTGGAATATGCGCGTAACCGCCTCTCGAGCTGGCTGCCGGTTGGGCTGCTCATTCTGGCGCTGGGCGGCATCGCCGCTTACTGGATGACCTACCGGTACGTCACGGTCTGGGCCGGCGCCGTTTTGATCGCCCACACCCTGATTGGCTTGATCGCCCGGCGTTTCAGCCAGACCCCGGCCGGGTCGGTAAACCTTCGCTATTGGCGTCGGCAGTTCCTGATCGCCGAGGCGCTGTTCGGCCTGGTCTTCTCGGCCTTGTTCTTCCTGCCGGGCGCCATCTTCGGTGGCACAGGCACCTTCGCCTTTGGGGCGCTTCTCACAGCCATTGCCGTTTTGGCGATGGTGACGAGCAACCTGCCGCGCGCGGTGGTGCTGAGTACACTGCCAATCGCCGTCGGCGGCGCCCTGAAGCTCGCCATGGGCCGAGGCTTCGTCGACTATTCGATGGCCAGCTTCCTTGTGCTGGCGGAAATCTTCTTCGTCCTGCTCGCCTATCGCCTGCATCAGTCGACACTGACGATGATGGAGTTCCGCGTCGAGAAGGATGCGCTGATCGTCGAACTCGAACAGGCCAAGGTGATTTCCGACGATAGCCGCCGCCGCGCCGAGGAAGCCAATCTCGCCAAGTCCCGGTTCCTCGCGACCATGAGCCATGAGCTCAGGACGCCCCTCAACGCCATCCTCGGCTTCTCCGAGATCATGATGAACGAGGTGTTCGGACCGGTCGGCAACGAGCATTACAAGGGATATGCCGCCGACATCCACACGTCCGGCCAGCATCTTCTCAAGCTGATCAACGAGATTCTCGACCTGTCACGCATCGAAGCCGGTCGCTATCAGATCAATGAGGAAGCGGTTACCCTCTCCTTCCTCGCCGAGGAATGCCATCACCTCCTGAAACTCAAGGCCAAGTCCAAGAACTTGACGATCATCGAGCAGTTCGAACCGGACCTGCCGAAGATCTGGGCCGACGAGCGGGCGGTGCGCCAGATCATCCTCAACCTGTTGTCCAACGCGGTGAAGTTCACCCAGCCCGGCGGCGAGATCCGTATTCGCCTCGGCTGGACGGCCGGCGGCGGCCAGTATGTGTCGGTGCGCGACAATGGCCCGGGCATTCCCGAGAACGAAATTCCCATCGTGCTCCAGGCCTTCGGCCAGGGGTCCCTCGCCATCCAGACCGCCGAGCAGGGCACCGGCCTTGGCCTGCCCATCTGCGTCGCTCTGATGCAGATGCACGACGGCTCCCTGGACCTGCGGTCGAAGCTGCGCGAAGGCTGCGAAGTGACCATTACCTTCCCGCCGTCTCGCGTCATGGAAGTGATGCCGCCGATCGAAGAAGGCACGCAGGGGCGCGGCAAGAAGCCGGGACAGCGCCGCTACGGCTAA
- a CDS encoding helix-turn-helix domain-containing protein translates to MVPALPLRHLRRLAGMKQLHLADLMGVTQPTVSRWENGTLPLTVEQTRALQTIFAARPDPAQDAALKRLVETSMAPVHLICDRTHRLLAASPARAADWHADIDDYLGRSLLIYASEEILAAEARLGDLGWHDGQLASLAFDTGANGDPDIPIRPGAMLWERVTLSDGSSGRLVTSFYDRAA, encoded by the coding sequence ATGGTTCCCGCTCTACCGCTCAGGCATCTGCGCCGCCTTGCCGGCATGAAGCAGTTGCATCTCGCCGATCTGATGGGCGTCACCCAACCGACTGTGTCGCGCTGGGAGAACGGAACCTTGCCGCTCACCGTCGAGCAGACCCGAGCCCTGCAGACGATCTTCGCGGCGCGTCCAGATCCAGCGCAGGACGCAGCGCTGAAGCGGCTTGTCGAAACGTCGATGGCTCCAGTCCATCTCATCTGCGACCGCACGCACCGGCTGCTCGCCGCCTCGCCAGCCCGCGCCGCCGATTGGCATGCCGATATCGATGATTATTTGGGACGATCACTGCTCATCTACGCTTCGGAGGAGATTCTGGCGGCAGAGGCCCGTCTCGGCGACCTTGGCTGGCACGACGGCCAGTTGGCATCGCTGGCCTTCGACACCGGCGCCAACGGCGACCCCGACATCCCCATCCGCCCCGGCGCGATGCTGTGGGAGCGCGTGACGCTTTCCGATGGCTCATCCGGCCGGCTCGTCACGTCCTTCTATGACCGCGCCGCATAA
- a CDS encoding ABC transporter permease, translated as MTYVDAPSTQRPPAAARRRWTGARVTGLVLLVLWALLGLSIVYMLVAGYDPEKIAKYGPRILSGIWVTLHLVVLSILLGALISIPVTIGRLSHNPIIGGIAFGYSYFFRGTPLLAQTFLIYYGAGQFTDALKAVGLWMFFRDAYFCAVLTFSLNTAAYQAEILAGAIRSVSSGQWQAADSLGLRHFTTMRKVILPQALITALRPYGNEVILMIKASAIASIITVLDLMGQTRYAFSKTYDLQIYIWAAVIYLITVEVLRRLWEMMERRLTRHLKR; from the coding sequence ATGACTTACGTCGATGCCCCCTCCACACAGCGACCGCCCGCCGCCGCCCGCCGTCGCTGGACCGGTGCGCGCGTTACCGGCCTGGTCTTGCTGGTACTCTGGGCACTCCTGGGCCTTTCCATCGTCTACATGCTTGTCGCCGGCTACGATCCCGAGAAGATCGCCAAATACGGCCCACGTATCCTGAGCGGCATCTGGGTGACGTTGCATCTCGTGGTGTTGTCCATCCTGCTCGGTGCGCTGATCTCGATTCCGGTTACCATCGGACGTCTGTCGCACAATCCGATCATTGGCGGGATCGCTTTTGGCTATTCCTACTTCTTTCGTGGCACGCCACTGCTCGCTCAGACCTTCCTCATCTATTACGGCGCCGGACAGTTCACCGATGCGCTGAAGGCGGTTGGCCTCTGGATGTTTTTCCGCGACGCCTATTTTTGCGCCGTACTCACCTTCTCGCTCAATACGGCGGCCTATCAGGCGGAAATTCTGGCGGGCGCCATTCGGTCCGTGTCATCGGGGCAGTGGCAGGCAGCCGATTCGTTGGGGCTGCGTCATTTCACAACCATGCGTAAGGTCATACTCCCGCAGGCGCTGATCACCGCGCTGAGGCCCTACGGTAATGAGGTCATCCTGATGATCAAGGCGTCGGCGATCGCCTCGATCATCACCGTTCTCGACCTGATGGGGCAGACCCGCTACGCCTTCTCCAAGACCTATGATCTGCAGATCTACATCTGGGCGGCGGTGATCTATCTCATCACGGTGGAGGTGCTGCGACGCCTTTGGGAAATGATGGAGCGTCGCCTGACGCGTCATCTCAAGCGCTGA
- a CDS encoding manganese efflux pump MntP family protein yields MSPISIAVLAVGMSIDSLLASVGGGASLRRQCRFCDAVLVGAVFAVVQMITPLLGWVAGAAASSYVASFDHWLAFGLLTLVGGRMVLLAFRTEEEGACEVSFIGTPTALVMTAIGTSIDAMAVGVSLAFVKANIIVIVAAIGVTTFLMSAGGVIMGRLIGNRFGRSAEVVGGLVLIGLGCLILREHLTA; encoded by the coding sequence ATGTCTCCGATCTCCATCGCCGTGCTCGCTGTGGGCATGTCCATCGATAGCCTGCTCGCTTCGGTCGGCGGCGGCGCCAGTCTTCGGCGCCAGTGCCGTTTCTGCGATGCGGTGCTGGTCGGCGCGGTGTTCGCGGTCGTCCAGATGATCACCCCGCTGCTCGGCTGGGTCGCCGGCGCCGCCGCCAGTTCCTATGTCGCGAGCTTCGACCACTGGCTGGCCTTTGGCCTGTTGACGCTGGTGGGCGGACGCATGGTTCTCCTCGCCTTTCGCACCGAGGAAGAGGGCGCTTGCGAGGTCAGTTTCATCGGCACGCCCACGGCGCTGGTGATGACCGCCATCGGGACGTCCATAGATGCCATGGCCGTCGGCGTCTCGCTTGCCTTCGTCAAGGCCAACATCATCGTCATCGTGGCGGCGATCGGTGTCACCACGTTCCTGATGTCGGCCGGCGGCGTGATCATGGGGCGGCTGATCGGCAACAGATTCGGCCGTTCGGCTGAGGTCGTTGGCGGCCTTGTTCTCATCGGTCTCGGTTGTCTGATCCTGCGCGAGCACCTTACGGCCTGA
- a CDS encoding MFS transporter, which produces MTGRWPTILLLWFTGVLAAAQLGKMAALMPAIRADLGLTLTGAGLMISLIEAGGATLGSIAGILAARFSGRAVLATGSVLVAVAGLASAAAPDAALLYAARLAESIGYLMVVIAAPSLIAMAAGRDSAAALALWSTFVPVGIAAGTILSGFAADLIDWRFILVFWALAVLVPLPRTFRLPAMVEHRQTTFAVSPLAVWALAVGFGFYTTLEVGVLGMLPAYLAEVWGLPIAAAGAITGLTSAATIAGSFAAARLVGNGDDARRPLVLIAIGLALPAALFFLGFPNQGLTAHMSGATVAVAVVLANAISGLVAAVAFARMPTLLRRSGVPLSLVTASNGVFAQFGALGSLIGPPLVGYAASRWGWPVIAPLVVGLSLLSFVGFALGERLAAKRRPLDLGTSIRP; this is translated from the coding sequence ATGACCGGACGCTGGCCGACGATACTTCTTCTGTGGTTCACCGGAGTGCTGGCCGCCGCTCAGCTCGGCAAGATGGCGGCGCTGATGCCGGCGATCCGCGCCGATCTTGGACTGACGCTGACAGGCGCCGGCTTGATGATCTCACTGATCGAGGCAGGCGGCGCCACTCTTGGCAGTATCGCCGGCATCCTGGCCGCCCGCTTTTCCGGCCGTGCCGTGCTGGCAACCGGCTCGGTGCTTGTCGCGGTGGCCGGCCTCGCATCTGCCGCGGCGCCCGACGCCGCGTTGCTCTATGCCGCCCGTCTCGCCGAGAGCATCGGCTACCTGATGGTGGTCATCGCCGCGCCAAGCCTGATCGCCATGGCGGCGGGCCGTGACAGCGCAGCGGCCTTAGCCCTTTGGAGCACCTTCGTGCCGGTGGGCATCGCCGCCGGCACGATATTGTCCGGCTTTGCCGCCGACCTGATCGACTGGCGATTCATTCTGGTATTCTGGGCGCTCGCAGTGCTGGTGCCCCTGCCGCGAACCTTCCGGCTGCCAGCCATGGTCGAGCATCGGCAAACTACCTTCGCGGTGTCGCCTTTGGCGGTATGGGCGCTGGCGGTTGGCTTTGGCTTCTACACGACGCTGGAAGTCGGCGTGCTCGGCATGTTGCCGGCCTATCTTGCCGAGGTCTGGGGTCTGCCGATCGCCGCCGCTGGCGCCATCACCGGCCTCACGTCGGCCGCGACGATCGCCGGCAGTTTCGCGGCGGCCCGTCTCGTCGGCAACGGCGATGATGCGCGGCGGCCTTTGGTGTTGATCGCCATAGGTCTCGCGCTGCCGGCGGCACTATTTTTTCTAGGCTTTCCCAACCAGGGGCTCACAGCCCATATGTCGGGCGCCACTGTCGCGGTGGCGGTCGTCCTCGCCAACGCCATCTCCGGCCTCGTCGCCGCCGTCGCCTTTGCCCGCATGCCGACGCTCTTACGGCGAAGTGGCGTTCCCCTGTCGCTGGTCACGGCGTCAAACGGCGTATTCGCCCAGTTCGGCGCATTGGGATCGCTGATTGGTCCGCCGCTCGTTGGCTACGCGGCGAGCCGCTGGGGCTGGCCGGTGATCGCGCCACTGGTCGTCGGCTTGTCGCTGCTGTCTTTTGTGGGTTTCGCGCTCGGCGAACGACTCGCGGCGAAGCGAAGGCCTCTGGATCTTGGCACGAGCATCAGGCCGTAA
- a CDS encoding glycine zipper domain-containing protein, with amino-acid sequence MKVLAVAVTVLALGLGACANQTPTQQRVTTGAAIGALGGAAVGAIAGGGKGALIGTAVGGIGGAAIAGATAPREDCIAYDRYGKPYRAACN; translated from the coding sequence ATGAAAGTTCTCGCAGTAGCAGTCACGGTGCTGGCCCTCGGCCTTGGCGCCTGCGCCAACCAGACCCCGACTCAACAGCGTGTCACCACCGGCGCAGCCATTGGCGCGCTGGGTGGCGCGGCGGTCGGCGCCATTGCCGGCGGCGGCAAGGGTGCGTTGATCGGCACTGCCGTTGGCGGTATCGGCGGCGCGGCGATCGCCGGTGCTACGGCACCGCGTGAAGACTGCATCGCCTACGACCGCTACGGCAAGCCTTATCGCGCTGCCTGCAACTGA
- a CDS encoding ABC transporter permease produces MANYMELLSFGDSGWGDELANGVLVTVTLAVATLPLGLLIGFLIAVAKNSAEPLLRNAAHVYTTIFRGLPELLTLFLIYYGGQMAMSALWRLLFGYAFEVNSYLAGMIALALVFSSYASEVFLSAFRGITPGQYEGAYALGLSRFRTMLLVILPQLIRLALPGLSNLWLNLLKDTSLVSVIGLTDLLRNTNIAVGVTKQAFFFFFVACSLYLVMSIISSFGLRRVSDWAERGQGSH; encoded by the coding sequence ATGGCCAATTATATGGAACTGCTGTCCTTCGGCGACAGCGGCTGGGGTGATGAACTGGCGAATGGCGTGCTGGTCACGGTGACGCTGGCGGTTGCCACGCTGCCACTGGGCTTGCTGATCGGTTTTCTGATCGCCGTCGCGAAAAACTCGGCCGAACCGCTTCTGCGCAACGCCGCCCACGTTTACACGACGATCTTTCGTGGCCTGCCCGAACTTCTGACGCTGTTCCTCATCTACTACGGCGGCCAGATGGCCATGTCGGCACTCTGGCGCCTGCTGTTTGGCTATGCCTTCGAGGTCAATAGCTACCTTGCCGGCATGATCGCGCTGGCGCTGGTGTTTTCTTCTTATGCCAGCGAGGTGTTCCTGTCGGCTTTCAGGGGCATTACTCCAGGCCAATATGAGGGCGCCTATGCGCTCGGCCTGTCGCGCTTTCGCACCATGCTGCTGGTCATCCTGCCCCAGCTCATTCGGCTGGCGCTGCCCGGTCTGTCTAACCTGTGGCTCAACCTTCTGAAAGATACCTCGCTCGTGTCGGTGATCGGCCTCACCGATCTCTTGAGAAATACCAACATCGCCGTGGGCGTCACCAAGCAGGCGTTCTTCTTCTTTTTCGTCGCCTGCTCGCTCTATCTCGTGATGTCGATCATTTCTTCTTTCGGGCTAAGGCGCGTATCGGATTGGGCCGAACGTGGGCAAGGGAGCCATTGA